ATTAAAAGTTTAGTATAAAAGAAGCATATAAaacaccttttaaaaaaaaagaaataaatatatttcaCCTGCTACTTATTTTCTTGATATGGTAATTAAGAGTTTGAGAAGTTAGGAAAaaagtaaaaacaataaacttTAGTAATATTGTCGTCACTTTCCGATGGGATAAATAACCATAAATGATGAGATGATCATTCTTCACGACAAGTCCCTTAAAAAGAAACTTCATTTagaaaaataatactaaaaatcCACTTCTTTCTTTCACTAATTTTTGGATATTTACATGATATGAACAGATCAAATATATTGAGTAGTCTCTGTCATTAAGAAAATATAATGACTAGTTGTCTAATATAcgagtttttatatatataatctgatatgaataaattattactttttaactaattttttataatcaataaacgcgtatatatatatatatatatatatatatatatatatatatatatatatatatatatatatatatatatatatatatatatatatatatatatatatatatatatatatatatatatatatatatatatatatatacacaaataACGTATATTATTTTCTACAACGAAATTGACAATAATTTTTTCTAcaaacttaaaaattaaaaagaaattagtTTAAAAAAACTCACGTTTATTTAAGATAAAATTTTATTAGGGTTTATAAAAATGAagctaattttataaaaataagttaaattcAATATTAAAAGTTTAATAAAATGTTAAAGTCTATTAATTCAAATAATCCACCTGTTTAGAACTTTTAGTTGAAAGTAAAGGAGTTCTTGCATTTTGTGGAAGTTGAATGGAAGGCGATTAATGTTAGAGGGAGAGGTGACTTTGTCCTAAAAGAAAAACTTCGTATCATTAAGGACAAGCTTAGATGGTGGAATACTACGGTGTTTGGTAAGTTTGATCTAGAAGTGGAGGAAGGGGTTAGGGAGTTGAATGAGGCGGATGATTGTGATGTGTTGGATGAAGATATTCAAGAGGCAAGAAGAAATGCCAATAGTAGAATATGGTTGAATCTTCGAATTAAAGAGAATATGCTTATTCAAAAGTCTAGGTTGAAGTGGCTTAATGATGGTGATGCTAATAGTAGATATTTTCATTGTGTCATGAAAGAAAGGAGGAGGAGGAAGCATATAAGTTTTATTTCCACATCTAGAGGTATTATAGATGGTGTGGAGGAAGTTAAAGAAGAAGTGAGACGTCACTTTGATAGTAAGTTTCGTGAGGATAATTTTAGAAGACCGGAGCTAGCTAATGTCCCGATTAAGGTGTTATCTATGGTAGATAGTGCTTCTCTTGAGCTACCTTTTTCCGAGGAGGAAGTTAAGGAAGCGGTTTGGAGTTGTGATGGAACGAAAAGTCCGGGCCCGGATggtttttctattctttttgtgAAGAAGTGTTGGTATTTTCTTAAGAAGGACTTTATGAATTGTTTTAGGGCCCTATATTTGGGTGGAGCTCTTTCAAAGTCTATCACTTCATCGTTTCTTTCTCTTATTCCGAAATCTTCCAATCCTTTGGGATTGGATGATTTTAGACCTATTTGCTTGGTTGGAtgtatttacaaaattatttctaAAGTCTTGGCCGGTAGGATTAAAAAGGTGTTGCATTCTATAGTTTCTTCGTGTCAAAGTGCCTTCGTTCCGGGTAGGCAATTGCTTGATGGGGTTCTTGTAGCTAATGAATTGTTGGATTTTTGTTCGAAGGAAGGCAAAGATTGTCTTCTctttaaagtggattttgagaaGGCCTATGACAAGGTTAGTTGGAATTTCCTTAGATTTATGTTGAAAAGGATGGGGTTTGGGGAGCTATGGATTAGGTGGATGGAAGTGTTGATTTTCTCTAGCAATATGTCCGTTCTCGTTAATGGTAGTCCTACTAAAGAGTTCAAGGTTGAAAGGGGGCTTAGACAAGGCGATCCTTTATCACCCTTTCTTTTCGTTTTAGTGGCGGAGGGGTTAAAACTTTTGGTGGATAAAGCGGTGCTAAACGGGGACTTTGTTGGTGTTAACGTAAAAGGGGGATGTTTTGTtgacattcttcaatttgcggatgacactattTTGGTCGGCGACGGTAGTTGGAAGCATTTATGGGCTATTAAGGCGGTCTTAAGAGGTTTCGAGATGGTGTCGGGTCTCGGGATTAATTTCAATAAGAGTAAGCTCATTGGAGTAAATATTAATTCTCGTTTTTTGGATGTGgcaacttcttttctttcttgtaaGAGGGAAGATAAGGAGTTTTCTTTTTTAGGTATTCGGGTTGGTGCTAATCCTAGAAGGATTAAGTTTTGGAGTCCTTTGGTTGAAAACATTAAGAGGCGGTTAAGTTCGTGGAAAGGTAGGTTTCTTAGTTTCGGTGGAAGGTTAACTCTCTTGAACTCGGTGTTAGGAAGTTTACCTATATTTACTTTCTCCTTTTATTTGGCACCGAAAAAGGTAATTAGGGAGATTAATTCTATCCAAAGCAATTTCCTTTGGGGGGGGTTGGAGGAGAGGAAAAAAGTTCATTGGGTGGGTTGGAAGGAAGTTTGTACTAATAAGGATAAGGGGGGTCTTGGTATTAAGAGACTCGAAGAATTCAATTTGGCTCTTCTTTCAAAGTGGAAATGGCGTATTTTGGAGGATTCTAATTCTATTTGGTATAGGATGTTAAAGGCTCGCTACGGTGATATTAATCTTAGGATGGCTATTGAAGGAGGTAAGGTGGAGAGTAAGGGCACGTATTCGGTGTGGTGGTCGGATATTTTATCTTTAGAGAAGAGAATGCCCGTTGGTGTTTTTGTGGATAATATTTCTTTCCGGATTGGTGATGGTTTCTCTATTTCTTTTTGGCATTCTAAATGGATGAAGGAAGGTATCTTAAAGGATTTATTTCCGCTTTTATTTGCTATTTCTCTTTTACAGGATGTTTCGGTAGCTTGTATGGGAGCTTGGATAGGGGAGGTGTGGGAGTGGAATGATTTGGGAATTCCCTTTATACCTTCGGTATTGGGGAATGAGGAGGTCAAAATGAgagctttgttgaattcttgTAATCCGGTAGCGATTGGTGGGAAGGACCGTGTTGTGTGGGGTCCGTCGGAAGATGGATCTTTTTCCGTTTCCTCTCTTTATAGTATCATGGAAAATTCTAATTTGTCTTTTGGGCCGCCTAATTGTTTCGATTTTGTGACTCCTTATGTTTGGAAGGGCGATATTCCGTTAAAAGTCAAAGCATTTGGATGGCGTTGTTTCAAGCATAGGATTCCTACAAAAGTCTTGCTTATGAATAGAGGTATTTTTCCATCTTCTTCTAATCCTCTATGTTCTTTATGTGATGATGGTTTTGAATCTCCCGTTCATCTTTTCTTTGAGTGCCATAATTCGGATGAGGTGTGGAAAGAAATGGCAAATTGGATAGGTTTGGTTGATTATAAAAAGCCGGATTTTAAGGAGAGTTATTGGATTTGGAGATCTTTTTGTAAATTGAAGAAAGTTAATAAGGGAAAGGTGGGTGTTGTGTGGTTGGCAATTGTGTGGAGTATTTGGCTTGGTAGGAATGGGGTGATTTTTAAGAATTGGGTGTGGAGTTCTAGGGATGTTGTTTGGAGTTGCAAGACTCTTGTTTGGAGATGGTTGTTTATCGGGAATATTCCCCgtaccaattgtaatttttatgagtttgacaaaaacccattgttttacttatCTTAGGTTCCAATTGGTGGGTAATTTTCCTTTGAATCTTGCTCCTCTTTTTTGTAATCTTGTCTTTGTGAACTTTTGTTCCAtataatatatcttgcttacaaaaaaaaaaaaagagtttttgtttGAGAGCAGAATCTTGAAAGGAATTTTTTTCTAGCTATAGAGAACACTAGTTATTCTCTAAAATAGGAGAGTCATGGAAAGGAAGGAGTTTTCTCTATTGTTTTGGCATCTTATACTCTTTTGAATGATAGTCTCTTTGGGAATTGATGTTTAGTTCTTCCACCAGAAATTGATATGTTGCTTAAAGAGTTTAATTCTTTAGAATCGGTCAGACTTTGATTTAACATTTGATGATTGGTTTCAATTTTAGAAGaggtaaaaatatttttaaaatgcaaAATTGATTCTGCAATAACTCTGTCttcagaatttttttttatataagcaAGAATCCATTCATACGAGATCCGAAGATCACAAAGATAATAAAAAAACCACGAAAAATTACACGTCAATTGAAACATacgataaataaaacaaaggatttttactaaactcgtaaaagttacaattgaGTTGTATAATTTTTTCTATAAAAGTCCACCTCCAAACCAAAGCTTTCACTCCCCAAACAATATTTGAAATATTACACGAGTCGCCTCTTAACACGATCCCATTTCAAGACAACCATAAGGATCAACATGTCGCCAACCAAACGACTCCCTCCTTTCCTCTCCTAACTTTAAAAAGTTTACAAAACGAAATCCACTTCATGAAACTCTCCTTAAAACTATTAGCTTTATAATCATGCAAACAGATCCATTCAGCTATATCCTTCCAAACCAAATCCGCAATATGGAAAAGCAAAAAGGAATGCAGTGACGATTCGCCATTGCGACAACAAAATACACAAGAATTGGCAGAAGAAGATGTGATACCTCTAAAAGAAAGCAGATCTTTCGAAGGCAGAATGTTGACAAAGCATTTCCATCCAAAAGATTTAATCTTAACAGGAACCTCCCATCCGCCAAATAATCTCCAGAAATGATTTTACTAGAAGATTAGTTTATAGTTTTTCGGTTTCATAATTGATTCTAGGTGATTTTTACACTGAagtttattgttcaactcatataaatatatttaaatataaaccaATTCTATTACACTAaattctattaaaatcaattctactaaatttaattataCTATAATCAATTCTATCTACCGTCAATCTAAACTCACGTACCAGTCACTTTGAAAAAATCTTAAATTTCCAACTACCAAAAGCTCCCACAAGCAACCTATAAAACCTTTTGCAAATGGACTTTTCTGACTGTTTTAAAATGTTCCAAAAAAGAATACTCAAGCTCCAAAAAATATAGCTTTAAAAgcttatgtgttttttttttctatctcGAATAAAAAATATAGTCGCTTatattaactaatttttttaaataaaggtaaaaatttatgttataccctttatttaattttttattatatgtcattttgaaaaaaaattatacaaaattataAGTCGGTTTCCAATACTAataaatattaatgtaatttttttagtCAATTTTATTTATCTTCTCCATGCTATATATTATTGACaagtaattttataatttatattttatatttttcatatagCATCATTATATAATTTATAGTAAAAAAATGAAGGTATTAATATAGAATAAATTAGTactaatttttatgatttttttttaaaatttttttcacttttaaatattaaaaacaaaatgtattttaaaatagaGGTTAATTATCAATGCACTGTcactataaaatatttatatctaTAAATTAAACCTAGCAACATTGTatcatcaaatgaatgatatatAAGGAATGTAAAGTGTTCTCTTCATATTGTAAAAACCAAAGAAAGGAGAGTTCAAAGATAAAATCTTCACAAAATATGGGAATGCACATTTACCAATCTTTTCTCATGGGACTTTTATGCACTGGGTTGGTCATGTCTTCGGGTAAGCAACAAATAAACTTTGCACATTAAGTTCTACTTCTTCTAacattcaattaataaaaaattttcaaattatttatttatttaattttgcttATTTGTACTTTTCATAGAAATATTTGCTTAAATCTAtaattaaatatcttttaatcCAAAATAAAgttttatatattcttttcattCATTCTTAACATATAAATCCATAGCTTAAAATaagaattgattttaattttgtaGCAGGATCAACACCAAGTCTAAAGAATGATGCAGATATTGACTCAATTGATTGCATCGGTCATGGGATTTCCAAAAGGAGAATGTATTGGATTGGTTTGTTGCTGCATGggataataattgaaataaattacATTTTGTAACACCTTTATATGTTTAATAAAGGTTGAATAAGTAATCGGATAAGAAAAAGAATCgaataagtaaaataaattaaacctTATATACATATTGTGATGTCCTAGTAAATGTAGAATTTTAAAAGCTGGGAACAAGCTTAAAGTGAAGTACAGAAAGCAAAGGGCATCGAATTATGTTAATGAAGAAGGGATAAAATTTGTTTTGATTTAAAGAATGGTGAGGGTATATTTGTGGTTTCTTTTATGTACTCCATTTTAgttaaataataacaataataataataataataataataataataataataataataataataataataataataataataataataataataataataataataataataataatatttgtgatttttaaaatttggattaGTCATAACTCATAACTCATGTTCAACCAAGTACATAGTGCTCCAATGAATTGTcctaatttcttttttattattttagtatCTAGATGTGTTGGCCTGAATTATAAATCTAAAACTCAAGAGAATTTTTTTCCGTGAAAATAAGGTAGTTAGGTGGTATAGCATTTGTATATGGTTAATTGATCCTCTTCTAATAACATACCATAAAGAAATTTGACTTATAGTCACGGCATAATTCCATAGGAAAATGTTGCAAAACCGTTGGTATAAGCTGTAAAACCTATATCGACGAACACTTTGTTCTGTATACTTTGATTTTCTTATACTCACAAAAATTTTCCGTTCCAATAACCTATAGTTGTGGTAAGTCTAAACAAATTAAATCTCAAACTTATATTCAGACATTGACACTTCAATAAATTGAGTTACGCACACATATGTTCTTTGGCAATATTTTTTtgcattattttaataattaaaaaaagttgtcaatattttttttaaacaccaCACCCACTataattataaaagaaattttcaaataaatagataaataaataaatcttacAAACATCTCAAACTATCAAAGTACTATAAACAATGCCACCTAAGTAAATCTTTCAAAATTGaaacaatatttaataattaagagaCAAAATTAGTACAAACTTAAAAGAAATATCACATTGTTTACTTCCAATCCATCCTAAAATTACAAATCTAAAAACTAACAACTAccaacaacatatacatgtgcaTGACATGACAATGATATTAGAATGAAGTGTAAGAGTCATTTGAGTTGAAACGATAGAAATAATACTCTCCACCATTTGAGCCTAATTCAAACAAACCCCCCACTAATATATTCTGCTAAGAGTTGCACTACTACAAGAAATTTGACTTTTGGTGACACTCAAAAAATGTCACTAAAAGTCAATAATTTGTAGGTAAATGTCTATTGTACTTTGAGTGACACCCACCTTTGGCGTCAACTATAAGGAGGCATAGTGTGACCCTAAATTGAATGTCACAGTAGTTTTTAGCTACGGCCAAACGTTTTCCTACGGTTATAGTGAATGTCACTGTATATTATGTATGTAATAATAAAAACTCTACCTACAGATTTTTCTAGCCGTCACTATAACttcaattaatataattttactatttaaatatataataaatttataaattcaatttttaatataattgaaaaatattactattaaaataaaaaattactcaTTTAAAATGTTTACAATGCATTTTGAACCATGACAAGctaaataactaaaattaaacCATTATACCATTTTCTATTAAGTAAATTCATATAACCCGAGAGGGTTGGCCTAGTGGGAGGATGCTTGGGTCTCAAGGGTTTGCTCCCCTTGAGGTCCTGAGTTCGAAGGTGCCTAGGACCAACTTTCGGAGGCTACGTGGGGTAGTAATGCTCTCGGGTGGATTAGTCGGTACGGAAGGAAGGAGACcactctataaaaaaaaatatagtttaacatataaagtttgatttcatattatatttaaaaataataactaCAAAAGAAATCATATATTCAACATCTTACTATAAATCAAACTCCATGTTCCTATTTTCTATATTGaattttcatataaaatataaaattcctACATATGTTAATTTATCTACAACTTTGAATGTTCTTGAATCTTCACTTTCATGT
The Vicia villosa cultivar HV-30 ecotype Madison, WI linkage group LG6, Vvil1.0, whole genome shotgun sequence genome window above contains:
- the LOC131614021 gene encoding uncharacterized protein LOC131614021; this encodes MGVKSVAFSSEKDELYCYSKAYTDLVCGEVETFIEEWKEWWEHWFCSIRPWVPKDVDSERLLRLRISGIPCHAWGESFFKALAKNGGTYVKSDEATVARTSMEDARISIKSGWKGAINEIVKAVIDGVSFLINLREEPSLLKDNYDRLLDKHFAGTVDIRVGNGEATPFWYAYWLDQQPIMEAFPKLLRAAANHLMAVADGGKVEADSWRRNLYLICGDCEVSSRIWRRVFGWIGHVAKLFFEEFVHFFLFFDQAKCLSKRNIMELKVKEFLHFVEVEWKAINVRGRGDFVLKEKLRIIKDKLRWWNTTVFGKFDLEVEEGVRELNEADDCDVLDEDIQEARRNANSRIWLNLRIKENMLIQKSRLKWLNDGDANSRYFHCVMKERRRRKHISFISTSRGIIDGVEEVKEEVRRHFDSKFREDNFRRPELANVPIKVLSMVDSASLELPFSEEEVKEAVWSCDGTKSPGPDGFSILFVKKCWYFLKKDFMNCFRALYLGGALSKSITSSFLSLIPKSSNPLGLDDFRPICLVGCIYKIISKVLAGRIKKVLHSIVSSCQSAFVPGRQLLDGVLVANELLDFCSKEGKDCLLFKVDFEKAYDKVSWNFLRFMLKRMGFGELWIRWMEVLIFSSNMSVLVNGSPTKEFKVERGLRQGDPLSPFLFVLVAEGLKLLVDKAVLNGDFVGVNVKGGCFVDILQFADDTILVGDGSWKHLWAIKAVLRGFEMVSGLGINFNKSKLIGVNINSRFLDVATSFLSCKREDKEFSFLGIRVGANPRRIKFWSPLVENIKRRLSSWKGRFLSFGGRLTLLNSVLGSLPIFTFSFYLAPKKVIREINSIQSNFLWGGLEERKKVHWVGWKEVCTNKDKGGLGIKRLEEFNLALLSKWKWRILEDSNSIWYRMLKARYGDINLRMAIEGGKVESKGTYSVWWSDILSLEKRMPVGVFVDNISFRIGDGFSISFWHSKWMKEGILKDLFPLLFAISLLQDVSVACMGAWIGEVWEWNDLGIPFIPSVLGNEEVKMRALLNSCNPVAIGGKDRVVWGPSEDGSFSVSSLYSIMENSNLSFGPPNCFDFVTPYVWKGDIPLKVKAFGWRCFKHRIPTKVLLMNRGIFPSSSNPLCSLCDDGFESPVHLFFECHNSDEVWKEMANWIGLVDYKKPDFKESYWIWRSFCKLKKVNKGKVGVVWLAIVWSIWLGRNGVIFKNWVWSSRDVVWSCKTLVPIGG